One window from the genome of Balneola sp. encodes:
- a CDS encoding mechanosensitive ion channel protein MscS, with amino-acid sequence MGDFTISSEEIMGFVTTFGPKLLAAIATLVIGLWIVKFIVKGVSKVLNRSNVDEALVSFMRSLVSMLLKVMVYISALGMLGIEMTSFIAVLGAAGLAVGLALQGSLSNFAGGVLILFFKPFKVGDFIERGSESGTVERIDILHTHLKTPNNQLVVIPNGQLANSPVTNYSAKETRRAVFPVGVGYGSDMEKARQVMLRVLNEDERVLEDPAPVVVLTNLGDSSLDLSARAWTTTDNYWPFFFENLEKIKVELDKEGIEIPFPQRDVHLIKEVD; translated from the coding sequence ATGGGAGACTTCACGATTAGTTCAGAAGAGATTATGGGATTTGTAACCACTTTTGGCCCAAAGCTTCTGGCAGCAATTGCTACTCTGGTAATCGGTCTTTGGATCGTTAAGTTTATTGTAAAAGGAGTATCTAAAGTACTGAATAGAAGTAATGTTGATGAGGCCTTGGTTTCCTTTATGCGAAGCCTGGTTTCAATGTTACTGAAAGTGATGGTCTACATTTCTGCTTTGGGAATGTTAGGTATTGAAATGACCTCCTTTATAGCTGTATTAGGTGCCGCGGGTCTTGCTGTAGGTTTGGCACTTCAGGGAAGCCTCTCCAATTTTGCAGGAGGAGTTCTAATTCTGTTTTTCAAACCCTTTAAAGTAGGCGATTTTATTGAGCGCGGAAGCGAGTCGGGAACCGTTGAGCGAATTGACATTCTGCATACACATCTCAAAACGCCAAATAACCAGTTAGTTGTTATTCCGAACGGTCAATTGGCAAACTCTCCGGTAACCAATTATTCCGCAAAAGAAACCCGAAGAGCAGTTTTCCCGGTAGGTGTAGGCTATGGTTCTGATATGGAAAAAGCCCGACAGGTTATGCTCCGGGTTTTGAATGAAGATGAAAGAGTTTTAGAAGATCCGGCCCCCGTTGTCGTATTAACAAATCTGGGTGACAGCTCTCTTGACCTATCTGCTCGAGCATGGACAACCACAGACAATTACTGGCCATTTTTCTTTGAAAATCTGGAAAAAATTAAAGTGGAACTGGATAAAGAAGGTATTGAGATTCCATTTCCTCAAAGAGATGTGCACCTTATTAAAGAAGTAGATTGA
- a CDS encoding four helix bundle protein, giving the protein MKRAELENRLIDFSVTIIKLTKGLPLSQINKHLSGQLIRSGTSPALNYGEAQSAESLKDFIHKLQIVLKELRESFVILKIIDRANLYNDKPELDSALNECNQLISIFVKSVQTAHKRNK; this is encoded by the coding sequence ATGAAAAGAGCAGAATTAGAGAATCGCTTGATCGATTTTTCGGTCACTATTATAAAGCTAACAAAAGGATTGCCATTATCTCAGATCAATAAACATTTATCCGGTCAATTAATACGATCCGGAACTTCTCCCGCGCTTAATTATGGAGAAGCTCAAAGTGCAGAATCTTTAAAAGATTTCATACACAAGCTACAAATTGTACTAAAAGAGCTTAGAGAGTCATTCGTTATTTTGAAAATAATAGATCGGGCTAATTTATATAACGACAAACCGGAACTAGACTCAGCATTAAACGAGTGCAATCAACTTATTTCTATTTTTGTGAAAAGTGTACAAACAGCCCATAAAAGAAATAAGTAA